From the genome of Bactrocera oleae isolate idBacOlea1 chromosome 2, idBacOlea1, whole genome shotgun sequence, one region includes:
- the ca gene encoding uncharacterized protein ca isoform X3 → MALLQELDIFELCPLITNLNCKLSTVSEYDARKQLLCLVSEENDIVLRYTSEDGQEVLKLVSWFRRTNRVIHDVCFDPSGTWLLVLCFDNTLHIVPALAVVDKTFMEPTNSTHPPQQPYSTTQITSYIIPFVGPHECPNSKRCPNQATLSETIAKQPPPVIPTVIVAEDKTDSACDEQEKHEARAESEQPVDTEKLSTSRESIAQASQLLVEVEVNIEPKLPANMNLDAYSHDVPASMLASTAPPNVFEDKTGNSQVMATSFMASITCPYPLAVVWWQTIDGVNRAVIGYSDGSICFVGLSPNCPFVASTAIDTGSVVKLLICKDSTFESVMLLITSSVKQQFKLLLEQKAIKYIYPGEISPSAIHGRDSDWQIVMPLKTQSNCSDPASDNSALDEDVFLRNDEIPSTSAAAATCGGPAQPCHSLRRSVIIPGTHTPMSKTAMPPPPPPYSVAINRHLDTAPTTSTSAIGGNSAAATNTSASNSGNGSGSVPTTMSIGNGSQATGIRFTQQQLPELDDVNARAGILPAARARLASLKSLGTKKLNAIKMRLSDNRHKLEDYVSENTLGNFAIIDSPSLTPEVLNNSSGSFYTIQNLRNTYLLSALHSHTNSLTVHNIDINLKPLFLYKIPKNCFDILISSNLLYTIQYVDINGGDNAKECADLTNAERNTEKENRDTDTEKEEVIDLCEGNDTLLADINSAGSFSADTSATTSGPSNSDSLSHCNAINAVGVISSAMATLRAGDDDCFNGASQLTIFRFENETVLNLYQMATYRSSEPSEIITKEEKAKAFDFKDIRSPMDYVQFYEHADVKAEYSLRQMEIMKHEFPKINYDPCYVITNKNVYYIQLKKEPFAIFLDSALAGEWKQCREFCNTFDLTYEACIEFAGDYLLRRKRVTQALVTYNSARIKPIRTALKLAMFGQTCALMHLCAMALKTTYLLKSKYFSSPIIRTLLKDITYRHSEDVRTILPLTADKNSAVVINEGISASDYNYGVDDSLSNLQMSPSSQFHLANLLLISLAERAVNDKNYLPLWNFLVTNTKYHTNMTSIVLCQSGLFSSALLLAKTRGVCIDTFLALTSVVGQEFEMNVCLYNLSEPIFAETITYLPQVAVDYFAFIQEKLPNIRHCVLERLEHQLNPFSAVLRPIVSHTSSGHVEHNINDNKTFLFDFCKNLIETYLAVLIHMESQRSKSEHITNALSTFRITYEDNQFAIETSRFKPISAGCAHCACVVDGVAYFWGSNGVPCNYSVNKSSDPPEPPHAVKSLDLLSQLNLEVHTVKCGRQHTLLLTNNGLYAFGNNNLLQLGIGRDMQVSLQPMLVRAFDGKNITIIEAGQYHNVAVADGLLYTWGWGIYGQLGHGNCENVAEPKVVAFFKTKKVLQVSLGHAHSVVLCQTPNNPNATELYVFGSNHFGQLGIGSGPSGVEGLSADYEMHCASQVKSLVPIKLFVCDERIRLIHTKFFSNLAVDDNGRMYTWGSSPQALRLANQIKRRANAKQKMEEHQRREMSKQFEATLPSENASVPCPSSTSKSAYAEAPKSMVADVASSILTDIVDENLPTTASKTANLVQETDADLESTTDNAFKEPELIAVLATTVTAEQEEVDELKDEGVKETIVEGIANAQTEITIQLVNEVVEEFVEEVKPMVAQPLKSLNPLTSATGELSAKHAHTPAPTIAVTAPATATANTTNVTTEVDPCEHMTPHLVDTTEVAGQILQISSGLFHFALISSTCTLYTWGKNLEHQLGTGDKERRAVSKPSPVDCVDRPMYVDCGADFTLVMTTEFMVKAFGGNSNGQCGRDLGPSIDKMKQRVVCLPTTKRLMRFESQCVDVPVEINLPRPRIRLEFEPVRYLKSIPKYQPRFMQEDGINFDNTRNFERPSPSNQYKSTTQADSSENVVTGQDSDDMISSLENLSNNEANDGCSLNFSLLPSSGAAGALPLAAATADDAQHSAAVDDITPDEQSYARLPITDNSDASCVCVAGQQSAEQCPLVAIAKHDANDDAQTPTQAAGSQSTLTSNAHVEAEESVEDDANLQQLRQYIHYCLYVFHGLYNPDKVCDFSKERLEYRIRTLMLNFKFVDAFVLCLQNCNSSSKALKIFAYFSKDTGSVPLRRQDVKYLIYYLLKHFMAQKFDMLECERFFLGDLDYYLLELSYVLFFNNNNTMLERNLNDKFKIYFAQEESQLNQNQNDDEQVQHKLEDTDVIFDSLSVKFKTIVCQRLMQHCNN, encoded by the exons ATGGCGTTACTACAGGAGTTAGATATTTTCGAGCTGTGTCCGCTTATTACcaatttaaattgcaaattatCCACGGTCAGCGAGTATGATGCACGCAAACAATTATTATGTCTCGTCTCGGAGGAAAATGACATAGTGCTGCGCTACACCAGTGAAGATGGGCAGGAAGTGTTGAAATTAGTTTCCTGGTTTCGTCGCACCAATCGTGTAATTCATGACGTCTGCTTTGATCCATCCGGTACTTGGTTATTAGTATTAT GTTTCGACAATACGCTGCATATTGTACCCGCTCTCGCTGTGGTCGACAAAACTTTCATGGAGCCAACAAACTCGACTCACCCGCCGCAACAGCCATACAGCACAACACAAATTACCTCATACATCATACCGTTTGTGGGACCACATGAGTGTCCAAACTCAAAAAGGTGCCCCAATCAGGCCACGTTAAGTGAAACCATTGCAAAACAACCGCCGCCTGTCATACCAACTGTCATTGTTGCAGAGGACAAAACTGATAGCGCATGCGATGAGCAGGAAAAACATGAAGCCAGAGCTGAAAGTGAGCAGCCAGTCGACACTGAAAAGCTCTCTACGTCACGGGAAAGTATCGCTCAAGCGTCACAACTGCTCGTAGAAGTTGAGGTGAATATAGAGCCAAAACTGCCAGCCAACATGAATCTTGATGCATATAGCCATGATGTGCCCGCCAGTATGTTGGCATCTACAGCGCCACCAAATGTATTCGAAGATAAAACGGGCAATAGTCAGGTTATGGCTACATCCTTTATGGCTTCGATTACTTGCCCATACCCGCTAGCGGTTGTGTGGTGGCAAACTATAGATGGTGTAAATCGCGCTGTTATCGGCTATTCCGACGGTTCCATTTGTTTTGTGGGTTTGAGTCCAAATTGCCCGTTCGTAGCGAGCACGGCAATTGATACCGGCTCTGTTGTGAAGTTGCTCATTTGCAAGGACAGCACTTTTGAGAGCGTTATGTTGCTG ATCACCTCGTCTGTAAAGCAGCAGTTTAAATTACTACTTGAACAGAAAgccatcaaatatatatacccAGGCGAAATCTCACCCAGCGCGATACACGGGCGCGATAGTGACTGGCAGATTGTTATGCCGCTAAAGACACAAAGTAATTGCTCTGACCCAGCATCAGACAACAGCGCTTTAGATGAGGATGTTTTCTTAAGAAACGATGAAATTCCTAGCACATCAGCAGCGGCAGCGACATGTGGTGGTCCAGCACAGCCTTGTCATTCACTGCGACGTTCCGTCATAATACCCGGTACACACACACCTATGTCTAAAACAGCAATGCCACCACCGCCTCCACCTTATTCGGTAGCTATCAATCGTCACTTGGACACTGCGCCCACAACGAGCACCAGCGCCATAGGTGGCAACAGTGCGGCTGCCACGAATACTAGCGCAAGCAACAGTGGCAACGGCAGCGGCAGCGTACCCACTACCATGAGCATTGGCAATGGTAGCCAAGCGACCGGTATACGTTTCACACAACAACAGCTGCCCGAATTGGACGATGTGAATGCACGTGCTGGCATTTTGCCAGCGGCGCGCGCACGTCTCGCCTCATTGAAGAGCCTGGGCACAAAGAAGCTGAATGCCATCAAAATGCGTCTCTCCGATAATCGGCATAAGCTCGAAGATT ATGTGTCTGAAAATACTCTTGGCAACTTTGCCATCATAGATTCACCATCGCTGACCCCCGAGGTGTTGAACAACTCCAGCGGTTCCTTCTACACCATACAGAATTTGCGCAACACCTATCTGCTAAGCGCACTACACAGTCACACAAACAGTCTCACCGTGCATaatattgatattaatttgaaacCGTTATTTCTGTATAAGATCCCGAAGAACTGCTTTGATATTTTAATCAGCTCAAATTTGCTTTATACCATACAATATGTCGATATAAATGGTGGCGATAATGCGAAAGAATGCGCTGACCTAACGAATGCCGAACGCAATACGGAAAAAGAGAATCGGGACACCGATACTGAGAAGGAAGAAGTCATCGATCTATGCGAAGGCAATGACACGCTGCTTGCGGATATCAATTCGGCGGGCTCGTTTAGTGCGGACACGAGTGCGACCACGAGCGGGCCATCCAACAGCGACAGCTTATCGCACTGTAATGCGATAAATGCTGTCGGCGTGATAAGCAGCGCAATGGCCACTTTACGCGCAGGCGATGATGAT TGCTTCAACGGCGCTTCACAGCTGACCATATTTCGCTTCGAGAATGAGACTGTGCTGAATCTCTATCAAATGGCCACCTATCGCTCGAGTGAGCCTAGCGAAATCATCACGAAGGAGGAGAAAGCTAAAGCGTTCGATTTCAAGGATATACGCTCACCCATGGATTATGTGCAGTTCTATGAGCATGCCGACGTGAAGGCGGAGTACTCGTTGCGTCAAATGGAAATTATGAAGCATGAATTTCCAAAAATCAATTACGATCCCTGCTACGTGATCACCAACAAAAATGTCTACTACATACAATTAAA GAAGGAGCCGTTCGCCATCTTCCTAGATTCTGCGCTGGCGGGTGAATGGAAGCAATGTCGTGAATTCTGCAACACCTTTGATCTCACCTACGAGGCGTGCATAGAGTTTGCCGGTGATTATCTGCTGCGTCGTAAGCGCGTCACTCAGGCGCTGGTCACATACAACTCAGCGCGTATCAAGCCAATACGCACCGCACTCAAATTAGCCATGTTCGGACAGACATGTGCGCTTATGCATCTCTGCGCTATGGCACTGAAGACGACCTACCTGCTGAAGTCGAAATACTTTAGCAGTCCCATAATAAGAACATTACTTAAAGATATTACATATCGTCACTCGGAAGATGTGCGCACAATACTACCGCTGACGGCCGATAAAAATTCTGCTGTGGTGATAAATGAGGGCATATCAGCCAGTGACTATAACTATGGAGTGGATGACTCGCTTAGCAACCTACAAATGTCGCCTTCGTCACAATTTCATTTGGCCAATTTGTTGTTGATATCGTTAGCGGAGCGCGCTGTGAATGATAAGAACTACTTGCCGTTGTG gaatTTCCTTGTTACCAATACGAAATATCACACGAATATGACTAGCATTGTACTGTGCCAGAGTGGTCTCTTCTCGTCGGCGTTGTTGTTGGCGAAGACGCGTGGCGTTTGTATCGATACATTTTTGGCGCTGACCAGTGTTGTGGGGCAGGAATTCG AGAtgaatgtgtgtttgtataattTGAGTGAGCCAATTTTCGCCGAGACGATCACTTATTTGCCGCAAGTCGCTGTGGACTATTTTGCTTTCATACAAGAGAAACTACCAAATATAAGGCACTGCGTGCTTGAG CGCCTGGAACACCAATTGAATCCCTTCTCCGCGGTTCTACGTCCAATTGTATCGCACACTTCCTCCGGTCATGTGGAGCACAATATAAACGACaataaaacgtttttatttgatttttgtaaaaatctcATCGAAACATATTTAGCTGTACTCATACATATGGAATCTCAACGCTCGAAGAGCGAACACATAACGAACGCATTGTCGACGTTCCGCATCACCTACGAAGACAATCAG TTTGCGATCGAAACATCACGCTTTAAACCCATCTCTGCTGGTTGTGCACACTGTGCTTGCGTTGTGGACGGTGTTGCCTACTTTTGGGGTTCTAATGGAGTGCCTTGTAATTATAGCGTTAACAAGTCTTCCG ATCCGCCAGAGCCGCCACACGCCGTTAAGAGCTTGGACCTACTGTCACAATTGAATCTGGAGGTGCATACCGTAAAGTGCGGCCGCCAGCATACGCTACTGTTAACGAACAATGGG TTATACGCGTTTGGCAACAATAATCTGCTCCAGTTGGGCATTGGACGCGACATGCAAGTGTCGCTGCAGCCAATGCTGGTGCGCGCCTTCGATGGCAAGAACATAACGATCATCGAAGCTGGTCAATATCACAATGTGGCGGTGGCGGATGGACTCCTGTACACCTGGGG TTGGGGTATTTATGGGCAACTTGGCCATGGAAATTGCGAGAATGTGGCCGAACCGAAAGTAGTTGCTTTCTTCAAAACGAAA AAAGTACTCCAAGTATCCTTAGGGCATGCGCACAGCGTGGTGCTCTGTCAGACGCCTAATAATCCTAACGCCACCGAATTATATGTATTTGGTTCCAATCATTTTGGTCAGTTGGGTATTGGCTCTGGTCCCAGCGGCGTCGAAGGACTTTCGGCTGACTATGAAATGCATTGCGCTAGTCAAGTGAAGAGTTTAGTGCCCATTAAACTGTTCGTTTGCGACGAAAGAATAAGACTGAtacataccaaatttttttctaac TTAGCGGTAGATGATAATGGACGCATGTACACGTGGGGCTCCTCGCCGCAAGCTCTGCGCTTAGCCAATCAAATAAAGCGTCGTGCAAATGCGAAGCAAAAAATGGAGGAACATCAACGGCGTGAAATGAGCAAACAATTCGAGGCTACATTGCCCAGTGAGAATGCAAGCGTACCCTGTCCATCGTCCACATCCAAAAGCGCATATGCTGAGGCGCCAAAATCTATGGTCGCTGACGTTGCCAGCAGTATACTAACGGATATAGTGGACGAAAACCTACCCACAACCGCCAGCAAGACCGCTAATCTTGTTCAGGAGACTGACGCGGACTTAGAATCGACTACAGACAACGCCTTTAAAGAACCGGAACTCATTGCAGTTTTAGCTACCACTGTTACGGCCGAGCAAGAAGAGGTTGATGAATTGAAAGACGAAGGCGTAAAGGAAACAATTGTAGAAGGCATTGCCAACGCTCAAACCGAGATAACCATACAGTTAGTGAACGAAGTAGTGGAGGAGTTTGTCGAAGAAGTTAAACCAATGGTCGCTCAACCGCTCAAATCATTAAACCCTTTGACATCAGCTACCGGTGAGTTATCGGCAAAGCACGCACATACGCCAGCGCCAACAATAGCTGTCACGGCGCCTGCAACGGCAACGGCAAACACAACAAATGTTACGACCGAAGTCGATCCTTGCGAGCACATGACACCGCATCTGGTAGACACCACCGAGGTAGCCGGTCAAATTTTGCAG ATCTCAAGCGGACTCTTCCATTTTGCCTTGATCTCGTCTACTTGCACCCTGTACACTTGGGGCAAAAATTTGGAACACCAACTTGGTACTGGCGATAAGGAGCGACGTGCGGTCAGCAAACCCTCACCCGTCGATTGTGTAGACCGTCCCATGTATGTCGACTGCGGTGCAGATTTCACGCTCGTCATGACCACAGAGTTTATGGTCAAAGCGTTTGGTGGCAACTCAAATGGACAG TGCGGTCGTGATCTTGGACCTTCCATCGATAAGATGAAGCAACGCGTTGTCTGTTTGCCCACCACCAAGCGGCTAATGCGCTTCGAGAGTCAGTGTGTCGATGTGCCGGTGGAAATCAATTTGCCACGCCCACGTATACGTTTGGAATTCGAACCGGTGCGTTATTTGAAGAGCATACCAAAATACCAACCACGATTCATGCAAGAAGATGGCATAAATTTCGACAATACGCGTAACTTTGAACGTCCCTCACCGTCGAATCAGTACAAGTCGACAACGCAAGCGGACAGTAGCGAAAATGTAGTTACCGGCCAAGACTCGGACGATATGATCTCAAGCTTAGAGAATTTAAGTAACAATGAAGCGAACGATGGTTGTTCACTGAACTTCTCATTGCTGCCCTCCTCGGGTGCAGCGGGTGCGCTGCCACTTGCCGCGGCTACGGCGGATGATGCGCAACACAGCGCTGCTGTTGATGATATAACACCCGACGAGCAGAGCTATGCGCGCCTGCCCATCACGGATAATTCCGATGCCAGCTGTGTTTGTGTGGCCGGTCAGCAGAGTGCCGAGCAATGTCCGTTAGTGGCAATAGCAAAGCACGATGCAAACGACGACGCACAGACACCAACACAAGCGGCCGGCTCACAGAGCACGCTCACTTCGAATGCGCACGTGGAGGCTGAGGAGAGTGTAGAGGATGATGCGAATCTGCAACAGTTGCGACAATACATACACTATTGCCTCTATGTATTTCACGGTCTCTACAATCCGGACAAGGTGTGCGACTTCTCCAAAGAACGTCTGGAGTATCGTATACGCACGCTTATGTTGAATTTCAAATTCGTCGATGCTTTCGTATTGTGTTTGCAGAATTGCAATAGTTCCAGCAAGGCGTTGAAAATTTTCGCATACTTCTCCAAAGACACCGGCTCCGTGCCGCTGCGTCGACAGGACGTGAAGTACTTAATTTACTATTTGTTGAAACACTTCATGGCGCAGAAGTTCGATATGCTCGAATGTGAGCGTTTCTTTTTGGGCGATctcgattattatttgcttGAGTTGTCGTATGTACTGttcttcaacaacaacaacaccatgcTCGAGCGTAACTTAAATGACAAATTCAAGATTTACTTTGCGCAGGAGGAGTCGCAACTGAATCAAAATCAAAACGACGATGAGCAGGTGCAACACAAGCTGGAGGACACGGATGTGATATTCGATAGCCTAAGTGTTAAGTTCAAAACAATCGTTTGCCAGAGGCTGATGCAGCACTGCAACAATTAG